A genomic segment from Bufo bufo chromosome 8, aBufBuf1.1, whole genome shotgun sequence encodes:
- the LOC120978156 gene encoding 3-galactosyl-N-acetylglucosaminide 4-alpha-L-fucosyltransferase FUT3-like — translation MMLNKEVQNVTTTTSPPIISPPKETLLLVWNWPWGQSFPLDKCETEYRIKRCKLSADRGLYSAADAVIIHHADVMGNRNSLPQQPRNPYQRWIWLNLEPPLIISNLDMLDNLFNLTMTFRRDSDIYNPYAHIESLEEPQNFTIPAKSKLVSWVVSKWYPGIRRIAYYEELKKYISVDIYGARHMKLSTEKFYSTISQYKFYLAFENSVYPDYITEKLWGNALGSWTVPVVLGTSRENYEQYIPGDAFIHVDDFPTAKELAAYLLELEKDDEKYRKYFNWRSRHRVSPWKGWSYSYCKACETIQQGPRYQVIRSVAKWFL, via the coding sequence ATGATGCTAAACAAAGAGGTCCAAAATGTCACAACAACAACCAGCCCACCAATCATTTCTCCACCAAAAGAAACTCTTCTCCTGGTTTGGAACTGGCCATGGGGGCAGAGCTTTCCATTAGATAAGTGTGAGACAGAGTATAGAATTAAGAGGTGTAAGCTATCTGCAGATAGAGGTTTGTATAGTGCGGCCGATGCAGTCATCATCCACCATGCAGATGTTATGGGCAATAGAAATTCATTGCCTCAACAGCCAAGAAATCCTTATCAACGTTGGATATGGCTCAACTTGGAGCCACCACTAATTATCTCAAACCTGGACATGCTGGATAATTTGTTCAACTTGACAATGACGTTCCGTCGCGATTCCGATATTTATAATCCATACGCCCATATTGAATCATTAGAGGAACCTCAAAACTTCACTATTCCAGCAAAGTCTAAGTTGGTATCTTGGGTGGTGAGCAAATGGTACCCCGGTATACGTCGTATCGCTTATTATGAAGAGCTGAAAAAGTACATATCTGTTGATATTTATGGGGCCAGACATATGAAACTGAGCACAGAGAAGTTTTATTCAACGATTTCTCAGTACAAATTCTACTTGGCATTCGAGAATTCTGTCTATccagattatatcacagaaaaactaTGGGGGAACGCTCTGGGTTCATGGACAGTTCCAGTTGTACTGGGTACCTCTCGTGAAAACTATGAACAGTATATACCTGGAGATGCCTTCATACATGTTGATGACTTTCCAACTGCAAAGGAACTAGCTGCCTACCTTCTTGAATTAGAAAAAGATGATGAAAAATATAGAAAGTATTTCAACTGGAGATCCCGACATAGGGTGAGCCCTTGGAAGGGATGGTCATATTCTTACTGTAAAGCTTGTGAGACAATACAACAGGGTCCAAGATATCAGGTCATTCGTAGTGTGGCAAAGTGGTTTCTGTAA